GTGAAAAGCGTGGTCAAGCTACACAGCTTCACTGGTCATGGAAATGTACTGAgggtcaaacagcagcagaggcttTGTGTCCAGTCCCATTTTCTATGGTAAGTCAAGCATGTTATTCTCCTCCAGGGCTTTCTGTGTCCTGTTGTAAACCTCTCCGATGGCCCGGACCACTCTGCTCAGCACCCTGTTgagctcctcctggtcctgcGTACACACCAGTCTGAAGAAGAACCCGCGTTCTGGCATGGCAATGAAGGCCAGCTCAGCCGCCCTGCGAACAAACCACGTGTGGTGGTTGGCGAGCGTGGTCTTGTAGGCCTCGCGGCATAACTCTGACGGGCTCCTGAGCCGGCCGGCCTCTGGCGTCTCTGCCAGCTTCTCCAGGAAGAGCTTCAGCCAGAGCAGGGCACGGTGTAAACGCAGAAGTGTCCTGCAGCCAGAGTCCGTCTGGTGGTCAAAGTCGACAACGCCCCGGTTGAGTTCAACTAAGATCATGGAGCGCACAGAGTGATAAGCACCGTCGTGCTGCGAGGCCCCCAAACTCTTCTTTGTCCCGACCTCTGTGCTCACAGAATGTATTGACTGTAAATCTGCGCCCAGCTCCGCCTCACGGTTCTCCTCTGCCAAAAGGGCCAGTTGGCGGATTATGGAGGTCTTGGTTTCTATCTCCTTCGATATCAGTCCCACCATTGGGCCCAAAGCCTCCATGAACCTGGAAGGAGGAGTAACAACAGACAAGATGAAGCCACCTCTCCCACTGAACTTGATTCTGCACAGAAGGTTAACTTGTTGAagatcattttctgttttaggTTTTTCTATTAACTCCAAAAACGTACAAACCGGTATTGAATGAACGATGACCACTCAGTCAAAATGAAAGACAGTGGGtaagtttcatttttttattgtcctattgttttgtgcttgttgtttgtgtttcattgttgttttattttgttattttgctgtcggttcatgttttatttgaaccAATTATACTTGTTGTAGTATTTTTTGTCGATATGTCAATTTAACTCTCATCTCTCCTTCTTATTCCTCTCTCcaccctttctgtcccccacctctcctccatGCCCTatttcaccccaaccggccTAGGCacatgctgcacatctttgattGTGCTTCTGTCAGAGATGTTTTACTGTTTCTCTGAGTTTTTCTCTCGCTCCACTGTTGCCTAGtgcttgttcattgtgtgaaatgttgGGCGTCTGTCTTTCCTTGCCTTCCTTTGCTAGCCTTTGTTAGCCTTGCTAGGCAAAATGCCTTGTAGTATTCAATTAGGCTTGATTGGTCTATGAAGCACATGCCATTCTAGGCATTTTTCCACAGCACATGCAGCCAGTGTGACCCACGTGTTGGTAAGTTTGAGGGGAGGAGGTGACAACTTTGCCTTTGCTTTGCTTACAAACATTAACCCACAATTCCTGCATACTCTACCCTTTAATTACATGtgtttaatttacttttttacagtgaaatgaATCTGATCTTACTTCACAAGCTCATCCCAGCTGGACAGATAGGGCTGCAGCAGCACGTCAGTGCTGTAGGCTGGTGCCGCCAACAGGTGGGAGAGCAGTAAGGACACCTGGAAGTTCTGACCCGGACAGTTCTCCTGGATGGGGGGCCCCTCAGACCCGTTAGCCCCATCAGCCCCACTGCTGTTGGACAGATGGTGaagctggtggtggtggtggtgggggggtgggaGGTCAGTGAGTGGACCATGAATAGGACAAAGGGAGAAGAGAAAGCGGAGGTGATTGATAATTATTCAAATTTCCCATCTGCTTCACAAAATCTGGCTCGTAGAGTAATTGTAATTAGAGAGTTAAAGTcgtttattattctgttttttttaccttatccACCTGATTATAACCTTTTAAACAGGAATCCCAGTGGTAATCCAAGCCTCCCTCTGGAGgaacagaaaagaaacatgACACAACCAGACCATTAGTTCCCCACAATAAACTCCAGCAATTAAACTGCAACCTATTTTCCTATTCCTTCCtacaaaacataaatcaaatcaaatatttaaatgctaACTTCTTATCAATTATGCAACAACAGTTATGGATGAATTACACAAACAATTTTCAGGCATTCAATGTTTTTCAGGGTTATTTGTATTGCCCCAAATTCACAAATTGCAATATGTCTCAGTggatttttacattctgttcaTGTAATCAATGTAACGTAACTTCCTCTGTCCTTTTGACACGTCgggtcaaaaacaacaaacatacatgcaatgttgaaatgtaaagaaatcaaatgaaatcaagGTGAACTTAGTTAGTTGCTTCTCTACATATCCAGCATTTAGAGTCCAATTTCTCCACACTTGCtctgtttttggtctccaccaatTTCTCGGTGTCTGGCTGCAAAGATGAGTGTGAACCAAAGCAATAACTTTCTTTTTGAAATGGGTTTTAGATACTTCCTACTTTATTCTGTCTACTCTGCCGTCAAAGCTCCGCCCTCAAAACACAGCTCTGGACAGCTTCACTTTACACTTGACATCCAAATGTGTGAAAAACGCAACGCCTTCTACCAGGTTTTTGTACAATATTTCAAGAGTTTGTCCTTCAGTTTTCTGAGGAGGTGCAACGTCTGCGTCgccttttcaaaaacacaatctgTAAAATGAAGTTGACTGCCCAAAAGTATTTAAATCATCTAGATCTGACTATTGTGTGGTATTATTTGGGACGTCTTGGGTCCATCATGACAGATGTCCCCACACTTCTGCAGGACATCAATTATGGAGCAGTGTTGCTGACCACTACACAACCAAAATTCAGCTAAAGCTGTCCGTgatatatttttactttacattacattacatgtcatttagcagacgcttttatccaaagcgacttacaatggtcGCACCTAGTTCAAATAATACACAGTCAGTCTAACGTTAGACAATACGTGTATCACAGTGACCCATGTCCGATGAGGCGAATCTAAATTTAAGTTTCCTAATGGAGTAATTGAGTTATTGCGAAATTGTTGTTGGTTGTGCCAGTTGTGCATTTTATCATGTGACTAATTTCCTCTCAAATCTTGCAGCACTATGACCTTAATCCATAGAGATCACATGATCCCAGTTTGAGAGTTTCTATGGTGATTTCTTTGAGACGGgttgtttgaatttattttcatatatttatttatcagcaTCTTGTTGACTTCTATACAATCTTGTATAAAGTATCTGAAGTGGATACTTCAGTAAAATTAtattaccagaaaatgactttgatagaAGTTCAAGTCACTTTTCATAATAAAACTTACGTAAAAGTCTAAatgattttagacatttactgtacttaagtatcaaaagtaatattctgatattaaacgtacttaagttttagaagttaaagtatttaaaaaaaaaactgaggattaaggattgagccatggtagctcagtggtggggcgagttgtctttcacctAGAAGGTTTTGGGTTCAactcctggctctgctagtctatatgtgtccttgatcAAGACACTTAAACTATAGAATAAAACAGCTCATAAAGACTAGAAatgctctatataaatacagaccgttAGCAGGAGttgtacaaacaaaacaaattacatttacacTATATGTTATCTGATAAATATTGTAAACACAATGAGTTATTgaattaaacacaaataatgaagaaagaaaaatactaTTAGGAGTGAGAGAAATATGGTGTAAGCACTGAGCTCAACCCTGTGGCCACCATGCCATGTGACAGTGTCCTGATTTGTACCCTATGCATTCCAAACAAGGGAGGGGTTGTATACTATAGAGTAAAACTACCACATGGGGACatgtacacagagagagagagtactcACGCAGCCACAAGAAGCCGAGGAAGAACAGCAGGACTAagatagcagcagcagcctttctCTTCACACCCATACTGAGAGTCCAGTTTGGGTTCTGCCAGTCCGTCTCTGTCCCCTCTCttgatctcttttttttccccttgttaattcctctgtgtctcacatGAGTCCTTGTCCCCAGCACTGGCTGTCACCACAATTACTCCCTATCAGACCCATGCCCCCCACCCTCCCATGTCCTTTCAAATCTTTCATACTCCTCCCCAAAGCCTCGCACAAAATCCTCTCTCCCCAAAAAAAGGAGAGCCAGTAAATGTTTAACTGATTTACAACTGCTGGTGTCCTTTGTCCcaactttgttttcttcaatttCCTTTGATTCCGTGTGTTCCCTCTACTCTGCCTTTGTGTCCAACTGAATTCAGAGCTGCCTGCCTCTTGTTTTGTTGCTCAATCTGAGGGTCCAGAGATCAACCAAGTGCAGCCCCAGGGCTGATAAAGAAAAGGCAACGTAGCTTGTCCGCCAGTAACCGCTTTCCACCAGATTCATCGACTATTATGAGCTGTATTACTGGTCAGCTTGAGTAAACACTTGCTCCCtgtgctctcctctcctccaactACCACTacccttcctcctcccctctccccttctctctctctctgtctgtctctctgtgtgtgtctctctccctctcattcacacacatcatTAAGTGCACCACCACGCTTTACAACAgtgctgacacacactcactgagacCATGTTGCTCTCACTGCGGCTATAACATGAAGCATATGGTACACTCGCAATGTAAACAGCATGTATTTGTCTCCTGTCCTCATACTTGTCTTTACCCCTTCGTCCCCTAAAGTCATGATGAGCGAGAGTAAAACTTAACTGTAGGGTCATAGAATCTCCTTTTTGGTGAGATAACAAGCAAAAATGTGACGCCAAACACAGGTTTGTCAATCAATGACAAAGTCTAACCAAGCTTATCTGAGCTGAGGCAGCAAAAGGCGCACAAATGTCCATTTACACTAATCGACCTGTGGATATGACAATGCTGTGATGTTTGGGAGCAGTAAATAATATGTCAAATCCTCTTTTTCTTGTCACCACATCTCTAACCAAAAAGCAATTCATGTCTTTTAAagtttgagtttattttttttacagatatgTCCATAAAACAGGAGCAGTGCTGGGCAGTAATGTGTCACTATATATTATTGCTTTGTCTCGTAAACAAAATGTTAGGTTTTATCTTTAATGGGTAACTCGTGGCCCTGGGCAGGACAGCTGACACGGCATATGATGGGGTTTCCCGCGTGATTCTCATCTCTGTTTGTGGTTGAGCTTTAGTTTtgttcagtcagacagaaaaataggttgtgttttgttttgtttgatcaCCATGGCATGTTttgaccacttcctgtggtcttcctcagAGCGGTCTTGTCATGTTTCTTACTTTCACAACAAACACCACCATCGAGATCTGTAACACGGGCCCCCGAGAACCACGGGCCGAGGGATCTCATCCTATCACACACCTGGGATGCGGTCCTCATCAGGatgtcagacagcagggggcgtagtcatcccctgctgtctgacaaacctgtataaaacaggaagcaagacCCATCACATGTAACATCATGTGACCCTTCTGAGGGAGACTACAGGAagtggtggaaacatgtcaaggtaataaaaacaaaaaacaccttatTTTTCTTATGTCTGACTGAACAAAACTTAGATATTAACAAGAAAACAGTACAGAAcatgtttggtctgtttgtgaCCGACGACCCGAGCCGTTGCGGAAGTGGGATGTTTTTCTATGCATGTGCAAATGCTGCTTTACATTAGCTGCCACCCACAGAGCCGGCCCAAGGCTAAAGTGGCTGCTTGGGGGCCCCCTAATCACCAGGGGGGGCCCAATAGTGTGTGaagaaaaatctgtttaaactggtttacttgttcACTGCAATTCAGTATCACCACATGTATacagtgcttcactttgaacatgaaagtgaaaatgaatacTGGGCACTTCTAATTAATGCAATGTATACTGTTACAGCACCAGCTACACCAAGGTGTTGGAAGAGGGGCCCCAAAACCAATATCATCTTAGGGCCGTATAACAACTTGGGCCAGCCCTGGCAACCTTCCATAAAATGAAGGAAGAAACCCTTACCCtaacattaacacaaacactaaTCAGTAACCCGAACATGTATTTGGAATAACTGTTAAAAGAGCCACACAATGGCACAGTAGCTATCCCCAAAATGTCAACAGGAAGTGGCTGCACTTTGCACTGTCCAATAAAGATCAGGGAGCAGCAGTGCTAATCATGGGAAAGCCAGTGACTGCCCACTATCTGtgactttgctgctgctgctgctgctgctgtgggggGAGGTGAATAGACATTGAACTCCACATTGAAGACACATCACATGCGTGCTCATGGAGAGGCACTACACAATGGAAGTTTTCAAGCGCGgagcgggaaaaaaaaaagtgaaagcagGGGCATTCATGACTTGTCGGGGAGGGGCTTGAGTCATGGGGCTTATATTATGTGCAACCAATGGGCGATCCAGTCTGAAAGAAGGAGAAACTTCCCAGGAATTCCCGTCAAAACATGTGACTTTTTCTCTCTGACTCCACATGTGTGGGTTCTGAGGAAAAGTAAcatgtgtagttttttttttgtacggCCGTGAGGAAAGCAGCTGCTGAAAACACGAAAACACATGGTACGGATTTACACGGAGTGAATATGTTTACGTGTGGAGGTTCAGGGGAGCATGAAAGGAGGATTTTGTCACTGTCAGGAAACCACTGCATTGGATTTTCCACCACATCTGCCTGGAAAAGACTTTCCACCATGTTTGTCTTGAGAGGCAAAACATTCAGTCAGTGCCAGGATTACTCATATAATCCGAGGTGCTCATTTCTTAAAATTGGGCAAATCTCTCAGTAGAATTCTGCTAAAAGTTCTTACTGTGAAAAGTGTTTTATCACTCACTTTATTCCAAGggtaataaagtggcaggagtggcaaCCAGCGAGATATAAATACCCTCATATAATGAGTGGTCGTCTCATACCAGtctagacttccattcaaacggaGTACTTGTGACCAGTGGAGTCTgacccctggtggctattcaacaTACACTTACTTCCTGGTGGGCCTCAACTGGCAAACCAGGAAActacattcatttacatgtaCAGTCTAAAGTCGAAGTGCACGTCGCATCTCTCGGACCCTGGTACACTCGCCTGTcggggtcctgtagtatctgacttcaccattgggtggcggtacaagtctggacacagggaataggacgcattcctaccaaagaagaagaaaacagcaccACAGCCCCCCTCGGACACGTTGATATCTGCCAATAAGCAGTATTTCCATATGGTTTTCCTACAGCAGCATAGGGCAGTGTGAACTTGAATGTGAACCTGGAAGGATGCAGCTCTTCTTCTCACCCTGAGCTCTAACTGAGTGTGAGACACATGATCTGCCCTCTGGAGGCTCTCGTTACTTTTAAGAAGCTCATCTCTGTTTCCCTAAACGTATATTTAGAAGTACATCACATTCTGTACAACTCACATGGCGCATTCCAAAAATCAGTGTGCTGCCCTTGACACTGCAGAGTGACTCTACTTTTATTACTCACGGTATAGCAAACgatgaagaaataaatgtatgttgCTGCAATAATGAAGTCCATGAGCCTCTGAATCTAGAACTATGTacatca
This genomic stretch from Solea senegalensis isolate Sse05_10M linkage group LG13, IFAPA_SoseM_1, whole genome shotgun sequence harbors:
- the gltpd2b gene encoding glycolipid transfer protein domain-containing protein 2 gives rise to the protein MGVKRKAAAAILVLLFFLGFLWLQGGLDYHWDSCLKGYNQVDKLHHLSNSSGADGANGSEGPPIQENCPGQNFQVSLLLSHLLAAPAYSTDVLLQPYLSSWDELVKFMEALGPMVGLISKEIETKTSIIRQLALLAEENREAELGADLQSIHSVSTEVGTKKSLGASQHDGAYHSVRSMILVELNRGVVDFDHQTDSGCRTLLRLHRALLWLKLFLEKLAETPEAGRLRSPSELCREAYKTTLANHHTWFVRRAAELAFIAMPERGFFFRLVCTQDQEELNRVLSRVVRAIGEVYNRTQKALEENNMLDLP